One segment of Natronosalvus halobius DNA contains the following:
- a CDS encoding SDR family NAD(P)-dependent oxidoreductase: MKGLAGKTALVTGAGSGIGRASARRFADEGANVVVADIVESSARETVDLIEAAGGDATFVEVDVSDLASVQRMVDVAVDTYGSLDFAHNNAGILTGFSGAAELTEEKWDKLLDINLKGVWACMRAELPVMEAQGHGAIVNTTSEAGLVGMGGLASYSASKHGVVGLTKSVALEYASRGIRVNAIAPGPTKTNIQSGMLGIAAGSQSLLDRVRMAIGMVRMAIWTLRAEFDTSAMRDVPMDRIAEPEEMAGAVAFLCSSDASYITGHTIPIDGGQAAD, translated from the coding sequence ATGAAAGGGTTAGCCGGGAAGACGGCACTCGTCACCGGAGCGGGATCGGGAATCGGGCGGGCGTCTGCACGGCGTTTCGCCGACGAAGGCGCCAACGTCGTCGTCGCCGATATCGTCGAATCGAGCGCCCGCGAGACCGTCGACCTGATCGAAGCCGCCGGTGGCGACGCGACCTTCGTCGAGGTGGACGTCTCCGACCTCGCGTCGGTCCAGCGGATGGTCGACGTCGCAGTCGACACCTACGGGAGCCTCGACTTCGCGCACAACAACGCGGGGATCCTCACCGGCTTCTCTGGAGCAGCGGAGTTGACCGAGGAGAAATGGGACAAACTGTTAGACATCAACCTGAAGGGGGTCTGGGCGTGTATGCGAGCCGAACTCCCCGTCATGGAAGCACAGGGCCACGGCGCGATCGTCAACACGACCTCCGAGGCGGGCCTGGTCGGGATGGGTGGCCTCGCCAGCTATTCGGCCAGCAAACACGGCGTCGTCGGTCTCACGAAGTCGGTCGCGCTCGAGTACGCCAGCCGCGGCATCCGGGTCAACGCCATCGCCCCCGGGCCGACGAAGACGAACATCCAGTCGGGGATGCTGGGCATCGCCGCCGGTTCGCAGTCGCTGCTGGATCGAGTCCGGATGGCGATCGGGATGGTGCGAATGGCGATCTGGACGCTTCGGGCCGAGTTCGATACCTCGGCGATGCGGGACGTCCCGATGGACCGCATCGCCGAACCCGAGGAGATGGCGGGTGCGGTCGCCTTCCTCTGTTCGTCCGACGCGTCGTACATCACGGGACACACGATCCCCATCGACGGTGGGCAGGCGGCCGACTGA